From the genome of Lutzomyia longipalpis isolate SR_M1_2022 chromosome 2, ASM2433408v1, one region includes:
- the LOC129789856 gene encoding glutamine-dependent NAD(+) synthetase: MGRKVTVAVATLNQWALDFEGNLSRILQSIVEAKEMGATYRTGPELEICGYSCEDHFLEPDTFLHSWEVLLELLQSTFCQNILIDVGMPVQHRNVSYNCRVVFFNRKILLIRPKMQNCDDGCYRETRWFSMWKKVCMTEDFYLPRMISAVTGQQTVPIGDAVIATRDTCIGYEICEELWNPKSTHIDMSLSGVEIIINSSGSYMQLRKAYITADLIRNATYKAGGAYLFSNLRGCDGQRVYFNGCSAVALNGEIIARGKQFSLQDVELTIATIDLEDIRSYRMALRSRSILAASAPTYLRVNVDFEMSGQNCLSIPASVPLQWKYHTPEEEIALGPACWLWDYLRRSGQGGFFLPLSGGVDSSSTAAIVHSMCRLVVNAIETGDIQVLHDVRKILGDADYTPDNAHALCNRLLVTCYMGSENSSEETKQRAALLADQLGCYHLEINIDGAVSALIGIFTFVTGLTPKFRSHGGCPRQNLALQNIQARIRMVLAYLFAQLMLWVRNRPGGLLVLGTANVDEALRGYMTKYDCSSADINPIGGISKADLRKFLHYVRQQFNLPVIDEIVMAPPTAELEPLASGQLVQTDEQDMGMTYAELSEYGRLRKQAYCGPFSMFCKLVATWGNACTPGEVADKVKHFFRCYAINRHKMTVLTPAYHAESYSPDDNRFDHRPFLYRANWSWQFKAIDDELERIVAQGAPNQNQPSVDQICDSGQTKQSISRKSSHRDSKHDSSTSLDNKHRSSHTKLNVNVMGKIRDRSGIPV, from the exons ATGGGACGAAAAGTGACGGTAGCTGTTGCAACGCTCAATCAATGGGCTTTAGACTTCGAAGGGAATCTCTCAAGGATTCTCCAATCGATTGTCGAGGCCAAGGAAATGGGTGCGACATATCGAACAGGGCCTGAGCTTGAAATTTG TGGCTACAGCTGCGAAGATCATTTCCTAGAACCTGACACCTTCCTGCATTCATGGGAAGTTCTTCTGGAACTCCTGCAGTCAACGTTCTGCCAAAATATCCTAATAGACGTTGGGATGCCGGTACAGCACAGGAATGTCTCGTACAATTGCCGCGTTGTCTTTTTCAATCGCAAAATCCTCCTAATTAgacctaaaatgcaaaattgcgaCGATGGCTGCTATCGTGAGACAAGGTGGTTCTCAATGTGGAAGAAGGTGTGTATGACGGAAGATTTCTACCTGCCCCGGATGATTTCGGCAGTTACGGGGCAGCAAACAGTCCCCATTGGGGATGCAGTTATAGCCACAAGGGACACATGTATTGGCTATGAAATATGTGAGGAACTTTGGAATCCCAAGA GTACCCATATCGACATGTCCCTGTCCGGTGTGGAGATTATCATTAACAGTTCTGGGAGCTATATGCAACTGCGTAAGGCCTACATAACAGCAGATTTAATAAGGAATGCAACGTACAAAGCCGGTGGGGCGTACTTGTTTAGCAACCTGAGGGGGTGTGATGGGCAGCGTGTTTATTTCAATGGATGCTCCGCAGTAGCGCTCAACGGTGAAATAATTGCGAGAGGAAAGCAATTTTCCCTGCAGGACGTT GAATTAACAATAGCAACGATTGATTTGGAGGATATTAGGAGCTATAGGATGGCCCTACGATCGAGGAGCATCCTAGCGGCTTCAGCTCCAACGTACCTCCGGGTAAATGTGGATTTTGAGATGTCCGGACAGAATTGCTTGAGTATCCCAGCTAGTGTGCCCCTGCAGTGGAAGTACCACACGCCTGAGGAGGAAATAGCCCTGGGTCCGGCTTGCTGGCTCTGGGACTACCTCCGACGTTCAGGGCAGGGTGGGTTCTTCCTTCCACTGAGTGGTGGTGTTGATTCTAGCAGCACAGCAGCGATTGTTCACTCCATGTGTCGCCTCGTGGTGAATGCCATTGAAACGGGAGACATTCAGGTGTTGCACGATGTGCGGAAGATCCTCGGAGATGCAGACTATACACCAGACAATGCTCATGCCCTGTGCAATCGTCTCCTTGTCACCTGCTACATGGGTAGTGAGAATTCCAGCGAGGAGACAAAGCAACGGGCTGCCTTGCTGGCCGATCAGCTGGGTTGCTATCATCTGGAGATAAATATTGACGGGGCTGTGAGTGCTCTCATTGGGATTTTCACCTTCGTCACGGGGCTCACGCCCAAATTTCGCTCCCACGGCGGATGTCCGAGGCAAAATTTGGCTCTACAGAACATTCAGGCACGCATCCGGATGGTCTTGGCGTATCTATTTGCTCAGCTAATGCTGTGGGTGAGAAATCGCCCAGGGGGGCTTCTTGTTCTCGGCACTGCGAATGTCGATGAAGCCCTCCGGGGGTACATGACCAAATATGATTGCTCTAGTGCTGATATTAATCCAATTGGGGGGATTTCCAAGGCggatttgagaaaattcctccacTATGTGCGGCAACA atTCAACCTTCCTGTGATTGATGAGATTGTTATGGCTCCTCCGACGGCGGAGTTGGAGCCTCTAGCTAGTGGGCAGCTGGTGCAGACGGATGAGCAGGACATGGGGATGACGTATGCTGAGCTGAGTGAGTACGGAAGGCTACGGAAGCAGGCCTATTGTGGACCCTTCAGCATGTTTTGCAAACTCGTGGCAACTTGGGGCAATGCCTGCACTCCAGGCGAAGTGGCGGACAAAGTTAAGCACTTCTTCCGCTGCTACGCCATCAATCGCCACAAAATGACCGTTCTAACCCCGGCCTATCATGCTGAATCCTATAGCCCGGATGACAATCGCTTCGATCACAGACCCTTCCTCTATCGAGCCAACTGGAGTTGGCAATTCAAAGCGATTGACGATGAG CTCGAAAGGATCGTAGCACAGGGTGCACCAAATCAAAATCAACCTTCAGTCGATCAAATTTGTGATTCAGGACAGACAAAGCAGAGTATCAGTCGCAAATCTTCCCATCGTGATTCAAAGCATGATTCATCAACTTCCCTCGACAATAAACACAGATCCAGTCATACGAAATTAAATGTGAATGTGATGGGTAAAATAAGGGACCGAAGCGGCATACCAGTGTAA
- the LOC129791238 gene encoding cytosolic carboxypeptidase Nna1-like produces the protein MKSCLEEAALVGTFRPAIVSDSFKLSSFPSAHSRHKVKKFSVQQDAPDTRFLGSFLSNSLKTNQLEVNTDAKTLRPIARLKEPRDLFALPKERDYDCPQQAARWPIECQVLEERIYHIEYVPDAPEPYYQPTGKELQPRPVGEENGIVIYNYNPVSAVNYTNRDSDSDSDDDDSSATEINYPPTQQSGDKVRKTPDTDATDSDESGDGNDDDDDCDDTNIKCKSLKLDAQIQKKSTAKCCNDEFTSNLPQFSRSSVGGSKYLLNAHPNPPEIEDLVFESRFESGNLAKAVKITSGYYELYLRPDMYTNRHTQWFYFRVMNTRKKINYRFSIVNLVKSDSLYNEGMRPLMYSTIEANTSLIGWRRCGENITYFRNDDTFPLNDDDDENGSYTLTFNIEFQHDNDTVYFAHSYPYTYSDLQDYLMAIQRHPVKSKYCKLRLLCRSLAGNNIYYLTVTAPQTEEEAVKKRAVVVSARVHPGETPSSWMMKGLMDFITGDSYVAKRLRHKFIFKLIPMLNPDGVIVGNTRSSLTGKDLNRQYRTVIRETYPSIWYTKAMIKRLMDDCGVVMYCDMHAHSRKHNVFIYGCENKRQPEKKLSEQVFPLMLHKNVADKFSFESCKFKIQKNKEGTGRIVVWMLGVTNSYTIEASFGGTTLGSRSGTHFNTMDYEQLGRAFCETLMDYYDENPLKVNRRKRILLRLKKIRRLERRLRKAKKAQKLEEQERLRMKILNRLSKEGSSADEPLNIPLSDYSSDEGDTSSDSSENEANKSIYEGPCCQPLKVPPSSPVMPSKLKCNKKFRKSKLKRPVTLKKNHKFPARPIMDIPTTDPGLDLCYSTSDEDYETDGDVFGRVCKGKLLRRSPQLIADTSIHMPPELIITSAKKTDDELGDKSGKVSEVTAQSISEFPPINSSKRAKSWHSFNRCMATLKITTNPTQDVISYDAAESLQLKLSLKKQIWAGAWPGKNGIDRSRPLSWGVSSISGKKTLVGHPRMHDYDSESLLTACSQKLAAWQESERQNASSTIPGDKKTPRKQTSVSVGAIQGKSLGEKGTKTRKSTAAIVTPTKSLPEEQGKTKKKPKSALTKIVKATDFFTHLAKSSKTPKSRDVPSSALLAPPTLTSSAFVPNANHTGHNKPKSPSKFRTGAIVVTAVQPGKKSKKLRPPRRRNHETSDSDSENAKTFVRKVRTKIKRKKGKSNKEKH, from the exons ATGAAATCATGTTTGGAGGAAGCGGCTTTAGTTGGAACTTTTCGACCGGCAATCGTGTCAGATTCCTTCAAGCTCAGCTCTTTCCCGTCTGCACATTCACGGCACAAGGTGAAGAAATTCTCCGTACAACAAGATGCCCCAGACACGC GTTTTCTCGGTAGTTTTCTCTCAAACAGCCTCAAAACCAATCAGCTGGAGGTGAATACGGATGCAAAGACCCTCCGTCCGATTGCTCGCCTCAAGGAACCCCGTGATTTATTTGCATTGCCGAAAGAAAGAGACTATGACTGCCCCCAGCAAGCGGCACGTTGGCCGATCGAGTGTCAG GTATTGGAAGAACGAATTTATCACATAGAATATGTGCCAGATGCTCCTGAACCGTACTACCAACCCACGGGGAAGGAGCTACAACCACGACCAGTGGGGGAGGAGAATGGAATAGTCATTTATAATTACAATCCTGTCAGTGCAGTTAATTAT ACAAATAGAGACAGTGATTCAGATTCTGACGACGATGATAGTTCAGCGACCGAGATTAATTACCCCCCAACTCAACAGTCTGGTGATAAAGTGAGAAAAACCCCGGATACAGATGCAACAGATTCCGATGAGAGTGGAGATgggaatgatgatgatgatgattgtGACGACACAAATATCAAATGCAAGAGCTTAAAATTAGATgcacaaattcaaaaaaaatcaaccgcCAAATGTTGCAATGATGAATTTACAAGCAATCTTCCGCAGTTCAGTCGCTCCAGCGTGGGTGGATCGAAATATTTACTCAATGCACACCCAAATCCACCCGAAATTGAGGATTTAGTATTCGAATCCCGCTTCGAATCGGGGAATTTAGCAAAGGCTGTGAAAATAACATCAGGGTACTATGAGCTCTACCTAAGGCCAGACATGTATACCAATCGCCATACACAATGGTTCTACTTTCGCGTTATGAATAcacgcaaaaaaataaattacag GTTCTCCATTGTAAATTTAGTCAAATCAGACAGCCTCTACAATGAAGGAATGCGCCCCCTCATGTACTCAACCATTGAGGCCAATACATCTCTCATCGGTTGGAGGAGATGCGGAGAAAATATAACATACTTTCGCAATGATGACACATT TCCCCTAAATGATGACGACGATGAGAATGGCTCCTACACCCTAACATTTAACATTGAATTTCAACATGACAACGACACCGTGTACTTTGCCCACAGCTACCCCTACACCTACAGTGATCTCCAAGACTACCTAATGGCCATCCAGCGTCATCCCGTCAAGTCAAAGTACTGCAAACTCCGACTCCTCTGCCGATCATTAGCTGGAAACAATATTTACTATCTCACCGTCACAGCTCCCCAAACGGAAGAGGAGGCAGTTAAA AAGCGAGCAGTTGTGGTATCAGCTCGTGTACATCCCGGAGAAACCCCATCGTCGTGGATGATGAAGGGGTTAATGGACTTTATCACGGGTGATTCGTACGTTGCAAAGAGACTTCGTCATAAATTCATCTTCAAACTCATCCCAATGCTTAATCCCGATGGGGTAATTGTCGGCAATACACGAAGCTCCCTCACGGGTAAAGACTTAAATCGTCAGTATCGCACCGTAATACGCGAGACATATCCCTCAATCTGGTACACCAAAGCAATGATTAAAAGACTGATGGACGACTGCGGTGTCGTCATGTACTGCGACATGCACGCTCATTCACGTAAACACAATGTGTTCATCTATGGGTGCGAAAATAAGCGGCAGCCCGAGAAGAAACTTTCCGAGCAGGTGTTTCCACTCATGCTACATAAGAATGTGGccgataaattttccttcgagAGCTGCAAGTTCAAGATACAGAAAAACAAGGAAGGCACCGGGAGGATTGTCGTATGGATGCTGGGTGTAACAAATAGCTATACCATTGAGGCATCATTCGGTGGGACAACGTTGGGTAGTCGCAGTGGAACACACTTCAATACCATG GACTACGAGCAACTAGGACGTGCCTTCTGTGAGACCCTCATGGACTATTACGACGAGAATCCACTTAAAGTAAATAGGcgcaaaagaatattattgcgattgaagaaaattaggCGATTAGAGCGTAGATTGCGAAAGGCtaagaaagcacaaaaattgGAGGAG caGGAGAGACTTCGAATGAAAATCCTCAATCGTCTCTCGAAGGAAGGTTCGAGCGCTGACGAACCCCTAAACATACCTCTATCGGACTATTCgag CGACGAGGGTGATACGAGCTCCGATAGTTCTGAGAATGAAGCCAACAAAAGTATTTACGAGGGACCTTGCTGCCAACCACTGAAGGTGCCACCCTCATCTCCGGTCATGCCATCGAAATTAAAGTGCAATAAGAAG TTTAGAAAATCCAAGTTGAAGCGCCCCGTGACACTGAAGAAGAATCACAAATTCCCCGCGAGACCCATCATGGATATCCCAACGACGGATCCGGGGCTGGATCTGTGCTATTCCACCTCAGATGAGGACTACGAGACAGATGGGGATGTCTTTGGGCGTGTGTGCAAAGGGAAGCTGCTACGGCGGTCACCACAACTCATTGCCGACACGAGCATCCACATGCCACCGGAATTGATCATAACATCGGCCAAA AAAACCGACGATGAGCTTGGAGATAAATCGGGGAAAGTGAGTGAAGTCACGGCGCAATCAATCTCGGAATTTCCGCCAATAAACAGCAGCAAACGTGCAAAATCTTGGCACAGCTTTAATCGCTGCATGGCCACGCTGAAGATCACCACAAATCCCACCCAAGATGTGATCAGCTACGACGCCGCTGAGAGTTTGCAGTTGAAGCTGTCGCTGAAGAAGCAAATCTGGGCAGGAGCGTGGCCGGGGAAGAATGGCATTGACCGCTCAAGGCCCCTCTCGTGGGGAGTGTCGTCAATTAGTGGGAAGAAGACATTGGTGGGACATCCGCGAATGCATGATTACGACAGTGAGAGCCTCCTCACGGCATGCTCGCAGAAATTAGCTGCATGGCAGGAGAGTGAGAGGCAGAATGCTTCATCAACAATCCCAGGGGATAAGAAAACACCCCGGAAGCAGACATCAGTATCCGTGGGAGCGATTCAGGGGAAGAGTTTAGGTGAGAAAGGAACCAAAACACGAAAGAGTACAGCAGCCATCGTGACGCCTACAAAATCCCTCCCAGAGGAGCAGggaaaaaccaaaaagaaaCCCAA AAGTGCCCTAACGAAGATCGTCAAAGCCACGGATTTCTTCACTCACCTGGCCAAGTCGTCAAAGACCCCCAAAAGCCGCGATGTGCCAAGTTCAGCCCTGCTGGCGCCACCAACTCTCACTAGCAGTGCCTTTGTACCCAATGCCAATCACACGGGGCACAACAAACCAAAGTCCCCAAGTAAATTCCGCACAGGTGCAATTGTCGTCACAGCCGTTCAGCCCGGCAAGAAGTCCAAGAAGCTACGTCCACCGCGTCGTAGGAATCACGAAACGTCCGATAGTGATTCTGAAAATGCCAAGACATTCGTGAGGAAGGTGCGGACGAAAATCAAGCGGAAAAAGGGCAAAAGCAACAaggaaaaacattga
- the LOC129789912 gene encoding potassium channel subfamily K member 15 produces MSETDPHNELLEQLKKFDPNDCERETFTRKIQRIWKSFNVKKALGHIGLFVSLAIYCGVGGIVFRELELPAERARVVELRDIVREKRLNFLTAIANNTDVRNLERLISMELAKYEISVQEAVEGGLVISIDDDFPADEEKWSVMQAVFFSSTVLTTIGYGNIAPVTSSGRIFCMCFALIGIPLTLSVIADMGRLFATAVSTVAKSLPSLPKWCRAKEDADFSSRRWLYALSAVGFLGLYLAIGAALLIQWEEDWTFFDGFYFCFITMTTIGFGDVVPQKPNYMLLCTLYILVGLALTSTIIELVRRQYAQSWQKLQALSGPLAETLRRLGASGGASGLDVSALQNDLKRVLTVSMPRRHGFSGPSSDGDDQEMAALEAITNAILQEVKEAAHQAHKQHPKVVQIVIYESSV; encoded by the exons ATGAGTGAAACAGATCCACATAATGAGTTGTTGGAGCAATTGAAGAAATTCGATCCGAATGATTGTGAAAGGGAGACATTTACCCGCAAAATCCAACGGATCTGGAAGTCGTTCAACGTGAAAAAAGCCCTCGGTCACATTGGTTTATTCGTCTCGCTGGCAATCTATTGTGGAGTCGGGGGAATT GTATTCCGGGAACTGGAGCTACCAGCCGAAAGAGCACGTGTTGTGGAGTTGCGTGACATTGTGCGGGAAAAACGACTCAATTTCCTCACAGCAATTGCCAATAATACCGATGTGAGGAACTTGGAGCGACTAATATCGATGGAATTAGCAAAGTATGAGATTTCAGTGCAGGAAGCCGTTGAAGGTGGTCTAGTGATCTCCATTGATGACGATTTTCCCGCTGATGAGGAGAAATGGAGTGTAATGCAAGCTGTTTTCTTCTCATCCACCGTTCTAACAACAAttg GATACGGCAACATTGCCCCAGTGACGTCATCAGGAAGAATCTTCTGCATGTGCTTTGCACTCATTGGAATTCCACTCACACTGTCGGTTATTGCTGACATGGGACGCCTCTTTGCAACAGCAGTCTCAACTGTTGCTAAAAGTTTACCTTCACTGCCAA aatGGTGTCGTGCCAAGGAGGACGCCGACTTTTCCAGCAGAAGATGGTTATATGCTCTGTCTGCAGTGGGCTTCCTGGGACTCTATTTGGCCATTGGAGCTGCTCTCTTGATTCAGTGGGAGGAGGATTGGACATTCTTCGATGGCTTCTACTTTTGCTTCATCACAATGACGACAATTGGTTTTGGTGACGTTGTTCCTC aGAAACCAAACTACATGCTGCTCTGTACGTTGTACATTTTGGTTGGATTAGCTCTAACATCCACAATAATTGAGCTAGTTCGACGGCAGTATGCACAGAGTTGGCAGAAGCTACAAGCCCTTTCGGGACCTCTGGCGGAAACTCTACGGCGTCTGGGTGCATCAGGTGGTGCAAGTGGGCTGGATGTCTCAGCACTGCAGAATGACCTAAAGCGCGTACTAACT GTATCAATGCCAAGAAGGCATGGCTTCAGTGGACCCAGTTCCGATGGCGATGATCAGGAAATGGCGGCTCTCGAGGCAATCACCAATGCCATTCTGCAAGAAGTCAAGGAGGCAGCACACCAAGCCCACAAGCAGCATCCCAAAGTTGTACAAATAGTTATATATGAGTCATCTGTCTAA